A segment of the uncultured Desulfobulbus sp. genome:
CACCGTTCCACCGGATCAGGCTCTCGCCAAACCCTAAATCTGGGAGTCACATCGCATGCTGCGAAAAATCGTTTATGGAGCTGTGCTGTCCCTTTCTCTGCTGTGCAGCTCTCTTGTCTGGAGCGCCTCTGGATCCTCCGGTTTCAGCGTTTCCAGTACCGATAAGGGCGAGGTGTTGCAGTACAGTCCGGAGCAGATTGTCCACTTCGCTAAAAAGGTTGAAGAGGTCATGGCTCGGAAAGGGGCTTATGTAGCTATTCTGGCTCGTAAGGGGCGTCCCGCCTCGGAGATGCCCGAAGGAATGGTCTATACCCATACCGCCTTTGCTGTCTACTCCACCATTACCACTCAGGACGGGCGGCAGGTTCCAGGATATGCCATCTACAATTTGTACCAGCGGGCAGAACAGCCCGATGTCAGTGATTTGGTAACAGATTTTCCACCGGATTTCTTTGCAGGAGTGGCGGAGCTGGAGGCGGGGCTGATTATTCCCTCGCCAAGACTGCAGCAGCGTTTACTGGCAACGATTACCTCGCCGGTTTACGGCAGGCTCCATGATCCGCATTATTCCGTGATTGCCAATCCTTTTACTCTGGGGCGGCAGAACTGCACGGAGTTTGTCCTTGATGTGCTCAATGCAGCCATCTATCAAACGGATGATATCAAGCAGATTAAGATGAACGAGCGGGCCTATTTCCACGCTCAACCGGTCAATGTGAACCCGTTTAAGCTGCTCTTGGGTTCAGTCTTCAGTAGTGAGGTCAGCCTGTCTGATCAACCCGGTGATGCGGTCACCGCCACTTTTACCAAGATCGGAGAGTATCTGCTCAAGTATGATAAGGGGGCAGAGGTGCTGACGGTCTTACCGTAAGCGATCACGGGGCACCGAATCTGCGGTGTTATCAGCCTGCTAGGTACCGGTGTATGCGGCACAGGCCGATTCCTAGCATCTCCGGCACCCCGCAACCGCTTAAACTTTCGATGAGTGGAAAAGACAAAAGGCCCTGTTGCTTTGAGATGCAACAGGGCCTTTTGTCTTTCGGGGAGTGCAAGAAATTACATCTTGCGGTACATCTCCAGCACCCGTTCTTTCGTCATGATCTGCTGCCAGTCTTTGCCAAAGCAATTCTCCCACAGCGGCGCAAGACCAAGAGCCACATTGGCCATGGTGTCCATGGCTTTATCATCAAGTCCTGCAGTGAGATTGCGCGGCAGTTTAATGTCGTGCTTGGCCATCATCTCGCGGAATTCTTTAACGCCTTCCGGGTAGACCTCGTCCAGGTAATCAAAGGTAATGCAGCAGCCAATGCCGTGATGGGTCCCCAGGACAAAGGCAAGTCCGTAAGAGAGGGCGTGACAGGCGCCGACCTGGGAATAAGCGATGGACATACCACCGAAGTAGGAGGCCATCATCAGCTTGTCGTCTTTTTCCGGATGGTCGTCCAGAAAGACCTGGCGGCAGAGTTCTATGGACTTCTCGCCGTAGGCACGGGAGAACTCATTGAGATAGGTGCCGTGCAGGGATTCTACATCGTGGATGTAGCAGTCCATACCGGTGTAGAACCATTGATCTTTGGGAACGCCGGCGAGGAGTTCCGGATCAAGCAGGATCTGGTCATAGAGGGTATAATCGGAGTTGATACCCAGCTTTTTCTCCGGCCCGGTGAGAACGGTGGTGCGGGAGATTTCAGCACCGGTTCCCGCCAGGGTGGGAACAGCCGCATGCCAGACCGCCGGGTTCTTGATCAGATCCCAGCCCTGGTAGTCAGCGGCTCCACCGGGGTTGGTGAGCATGAGCGAAATCGCCTTGGCGATATCCATGGTGGCACCACCACCCAGGCCAATGACACCATCGGGCAGGCGGCCGTTAAAGGAACGGACTTCGGCGACCAGCTTGTCGATGTAGCTGGTTTTGGGTTCGTCGTCGACGTTGACCAGAAGAATCAGGTCACCCTTCTCCATAGGCAGGCGACTTTCCAGAGCCTTTCCCTTGAACACATCGTCTAAAACGAAGACCATGTACGAATCCGAAGTGACCCGTTTGGTTTTGAGGATGTCGCCCAACTGATTGAAAGAGCCACGGCCAAAAATGATATTGGGGACTATTTTGAAATTTCTATACATCGGATAAGCTACCTTGTAAGAGGAATTGGACGCAGGGAGTGAAGTTGCGCAAACACCCGGCGATTATGGACTTGTGGGGATTTGATACAATCAGGGAATTGCACGACTGAATGCCTCGTTGACACTGTATTACAAGTGAGTACCAAACATCTTTCTCTACCAGAAAAAGGTAATAATCTCAACCAGGATATGGCCTGCATAGCTCATGCTGACAGGTCGATTATACAAGGATAGATGCGGAATATGAAGGGGATAGATACACTTTCTCAGGAATTGTATGCTGATATACCCATGGCTACACTTTACCATTACACGACCTTTACCGGGTTGCTGGGGATTGTGGGGACACGCACCATCTGGGCCAGCGATGTTCGCTATATGAATGATTCTGCTGAGCTGCGTCACACTGCAGACCTGATCAAGGCAGAGGTGCAGGAACGTATTCATGGGGGGCATGCCAATGGTAACCTCCTTGCCCAGTTTGCCGACTGGGTGGAGCATCGCATTACCAACGGTCATATGCTTTTTGGCGCTTCATTTCGCTCCCATGGGAACCTGCTGAGCCAGTGGCGAGGGTATAGTGCACCGGGTAAGGGGGTCAGTCTGGGATTTTGTCCAGATCATATTTTGCGTTGCGCCCGTAAACAGGAGTTCATGATCGGTAAATGTATCTATGAACCCCATCGTCAACGGGCCTTGATCAAGCAGGTACTGGATGCGGTGGAGCAGCTGGCCGAAAAAAAGGCTGCTGCCACCTCCTCGGCAAGCAAACGTTCAGCCCTCTATCGGAGCGCCTTTGCCTCTATTGAAATCGATCTGTTGCGAATTGCTGCCATTCTCAAGCACCCCTCATTTCGAGAGGAAAAGGAATGGCGTATTGTTTCGCCAGTGATTGCCAATACCGCAGAGGCGCCTATTCTGTTTCGGGAAGGACATGCCATGCTCGTTCCCTACATTGAATTTTCTCTGGAGCTTGCAGGAGAGCCGCCAGTTATGGATCATCTCTATCTGGGGCCGACGGTGAATATGAATATCTCTATGAACTCTCTTAAGATGTTTCTGGAGCAGCATGGTATTGTGCCTCGGCGGGGAATTGACTATTGCCAGATTCCTTTCCGGCAACGCTAGTTCGAAAGGTATCAGGCAATTTTAGCCTGTGCTATCCAGGCCCTGGTGCCCAGCGAGGTACAGGAAAGACTGGCCACTTCCCCCGCCAACTCAAGGCTGAGAGCAAATTCCCCCCGTTCTAAGAGATGATGGCAAAAGGCACCGTGGAAAACATCGCCTGCCCCGAGGGTGTCCATGGGCTTGATCGGCATAACAGGTATCTTGAAGGTGTTTGTATCACTGAACGCAAGAATGTCCTTGCCGCCCCGGGTGATGGCAATGTGGTTGATACCTGCCTGACTGAGTGCCTGCACAACCTCCTCGGAGCTGCTGCAGTCTGGTGGAAAAAAGTTATCCGAGCAGATGGCGAAATCGATCAGGGGTAAGAGTGCTTCCATACCTTCTTTCCAGCTCCCGCCATCAAGGACGATGGGAATGCGCATCAGTCGTGCCCACCGAGCCAGTTGTATGGCCTGAGGGAGGTAGTAGCCGTCCAGCATGAGTACGTCGGCATACTCCAGCGTTGTTTCGTTGACAGCATCATGGCGTAGTTTGCGCAGATCTGTATTCGAGTACACCACAGCGCGATAGCCAGTGGAGAGATCAACCATGATTGAAGCCAAGACCGGAGGGCGTTTGGGTTGATCAGTACAGTCGATCAGATTGACCTTGTAATCCAGGATGTCCTGTTTCGCCACCTGGGCCAGGGAGTGGTGCCCAATGCCAGTAATCAGTAAGGCATCGTTTTCAAAAGCGGCAAAGGCCACAGCCGCATTGGTTGCCGGTCCACCGGCGTAGGCTATTTGTCGTTCTGCTTTGAGTTTCTCATTTTCGTTGAGGTAGTGAGATACGTAATAAACGATATCGGTGGTTGCCAATCCAAGGAAGATGCCTTTGTGCATATAATTTTATGTGTTGCCTGGAGGTAATTTGTTGTGTGGTATGGTTATTGTCCCATTGCCTATTTTTCTTTTCAACCTGAATCTGTTAAAAAACCGTAGTCTCATTAAAAAGATGCGTTGTTCAGGGGGCCCCCCGCCGTCACGGATTCAAGAGATACACATCATGATAGCGGCTGGGCGAGTAAAAGAACAGGATGAAGAGAAAATCCTGAATCAGTCTCGACTCATCTCCAGAGCAAAACGTACAGCTACACTCAAACCGTGTAGGTCAACTGGTTTCATTAAGAGGTCACAGGCACCGGCCTCACGGGCAATGTCGTAATTGAGCCGATCTGAGTAGCCCGTGCAGAGGATCACGGGAATTTGAGGATGCTGATTGCGAATCTGTTCCGTCAAATCCAGCCCTGTCATCTTGGGCATGGTTTGATCGGTGATGACCAGATTGATGGGGGGATTGGAGGTTTCAATAAGATTCAAAACCTCTAAAGGATGCGCCGTGGTGGTGATGGTGTATCCCAGATGTCCCAGCATCATTCGGCAGGTCTCTCTGATTTCTTTTTCGTCGTCCACCACAAGAATATGTTCATTGCCAAGGGGCAGGGCAGTTTCGCTCGCAAGTAGGTTCCCGTTTCCGTTATGGTCAACAATGGGTAACTGAACGGTGAAGACAGTCCCGCGATCTGGCTCGGATTGAACCGTAATCTCACCGCCCAGCTCGCGAACGATGCCGTGGACCACGCTGAGGCCCATTCCAGTCCCTTCGCCAGGTTGCTTCGTTGTAAAAAAAGGCGTGAAAATGCGTTGTAGTGTTTCGTTCTCCATCCCCTGCCCGGTATCCTTGACTACCAGAATTGCCCAGGTTGTGTCATCGGGTTCGTTTTTGCCAAGCTGATTGCCGTTTTGCTCATAGAGTCGGATGGTCAGCTTGCCTCCTGTATTTTTCATGGCATAAAAGGCGTTGGCACAAAGGTTCATCACAATCTGCTGGATCTGTACTGGGGCCGCCACGACCTTGGCTTTTTCCGCTTCAATATTTTGAATAATTTCAATGGTTGCGGGCAGGGTGGCGCGCATCAGTCTGAGGCTTTCCAGGATGATAGGAGCCAATACTATTGGAGAGAGTTCTTCAGCAGATTGGCGGCTGAATGTCAAAATCTGTTGCACCAGATCGGCAGCCCGTTTCCCTCCCTGACGAATATGGGTCAGGTTACTATGGAGATCACTCCCTGGAGAGGCCTGTAAAAGCGCCATGTCGGTAAAACCAATGATACCGCCTAAAATATTGTTAAAGTCATGGGCGATACCACCAGCCAGGGTGCCAATAGCTTCCATCTTTTGCGCCTGGCGCATGCGGGTATCAATCTCGACCTCATGGGTAATATCCCGTTGCACCAGGACAATATGCGTGATGATTCCCTGGGGATCACGCACCGGTGAAATTGTGGCTGCAGCGACAAAGAGGCTGCTGTTTTTTCGTTGATTGACAATTCGTCCACGCCAGACTTCGCCTAAAGTGACAACATCTTCCAGCTTTTGCTCAAAGTGAGCATCCTGCTCCTTGGCCCAGAGGATGTTGATCGGATTCCCAATGCATTCTCCGCGGCTGTAGCCGGTCATTTCGCCAACGGAAATATTGACATATTCTATGGTGCCGTCGGCAGCGGCAATCAAAACCGCTTCCTTGACCTGATCTACAGCCATGGCTAGACGCCGTTGCCAGGCCAGCGCTCGAAGCTCATCGGTGATATCCCGGAGGAGAACGATGCATTGAGGATGAGCGCTTATGGTGGAGGCTGCAGCAGTCAGGGATATGTCATGTATCTCTCCCTGGGCGGTGCAGAGAATAGCGTGTTTGAGGCAGATTCGTTTTTCGGGAAGAGGGTTTTGTATTTTGCTGAGGACAGCTTCTCGGCAATCATCATGGAGGTAGTCACCAAGGGGGTGGTCGATTAACGCACTTTGTTCTTCCTGGCCCAAAAGACGAGTGGCCTCCAGGTTGGCGTAGATCATATTTTGATTGGCATCAAGAACCACCACCCCCATAGGAACCAAATCCAAAAGTTGGGCCAGCTGTTCCTCCATGGCTCGCCTTTCCTGCTCCTGTTTGCGTGCATCTACAATGCCGCAGAGAAAAAAACTGAGCAGGCCGACAGCCACCACGGCAACACTTGTAACCAGGAGCCATTGCGAGCGAAATTCCGCCATGGCCCCAAGAACTTCTTTTTCGGGAGTCACCAGCAAAATTGTCCAGGATTTACCATTGGAGAGACGGACCGGGTAGAGCACCGCGTACATGGGGGCCAGGGATTCGGCCTGAGGCAGGAGTGAGGTGCTGAGCTTGATCAGCTGGTTTGTCCCCTTACTCATTGCACGACTGAGTTGTTGGAGCTCTTTTTTTTCTCCATGTAGGCTTTCGGCTGGTCTGCCTAAGAGATCGGGCTTGGGCCCATGAAGAATACGGCCAGTCTGACTAAAAAGGAGGACATAGCTATTTTGGTGAACAATGATGTGCCCCAGGGCCTGTTCCGCGATTTTTTGATAGGGGAAGGGAAAAGCTAAGCAGCCATAAAAAGAATCTTGTTCAACCATGGGAACCACCAGAGCCAGCCTGGGCGGCTCATTTTGGGGGCTGCTAAACTCACCGATTTCAACAAAACTTTGATGCCGCAGACTGGGACAAAATTCGCTTGGTATCTGGAAGCTTGTTTGGGCTGGGTGCACAAACAGGGGCTGCCCCGAAGGATCGAGGCTGAGAATACCGTTCAGATCTTCTGGATGAAAGGAATAAAATTCGCGCAAAAGCCCTTTGCCGCTTTCATCAAGTTGCTGGACCGATGGCTGCTGACTCAGATACATCAGCGCCTTTTCATAGGTGGAAAAATAGCTTTGGAATTCCGTTGCGGCTTGACGGGCCAGAATAACCTGCTGATTGCGAAAATTTTCTATGGTCTTGGAGCGTACCGCAAGGTAGGGCAGGTAAAAAAGACCGGCCACAAGAAGAGTCGCTGTGAGTGCCAGGACAATAGGCTGAATGTTAATGCGGTGGCTCATGGGGAAACACGGAAAAAGGTTAAGGCGCGGGCTGGATCACATGAAGGGAAAGGCATGCAGCGAGTGTCGTCTTTCCTAACGGGTCAAGATAACTATAGCAAATTCTCAGCATATCCATAAAATAAAATAAAAAAATTAAGAGGTTCTGAACGATGTTGCTCGGTTTCCTCTCAAGCCTTTGCCAGTAAAGGCTTTTGCCTCAATTTGCCCTTTATTCAGAATATCAGAAAGTTCGGTTCATTCGAGTACGCCAACTGTGGAGCCCGCTGTGTTCTTGTATCAATCCAACCGCTTAGAATATCTTTTTGCAGCGCTGGCCCATAATCTGGCCCAGCCGGTGGAAGATCCCCTGGAACCTGAGATTATCGTCGTCCAGAACCAGGGGATGGCCCAGTGGGTTAGTCGGCAGCTGGCTCTCCATAATGGTATTGCAGCCAATCTTCAGTTCCCTTTGCCCGGGCGCTGCATCTGGGACCTCTATGATCGACTCAGTGCAGAGATCGCCAGCGATGATCTTTTTCAGGCATCTCTCCTCCGCTGGCGTATCTTCGCTCTCCTGCCCCAGCTGCTGGGTGAGCCCGGGTTTGCTGCACCTGCGGCTTACCTTGCAGATGATTCAGAGCAGAATCGGCTCTATCAGCTCAGTGGGAAAATAGCTGATGTTTTTGATCAGTATCAGGTCTACCGGCCAGACCTGCTTGAGTTATGGCAGGCTGGAGAAGAAGACCACTGGCAGGCCGTCCTCTGGAGGACGCTTGCCCAGATTGGTGAGGCCGAGCGGGTGGCGCTTGCCTCCTGGTGGCGGCAGCAACTTGAACAAGGGGCACCTGAACGGGGGCTGCTTCCCGGGCGGCTGCACCTCTTTGGGCTCAATGCACTGGCACCAGTTTATCTGGAGATTTTTGCCCAGGTGGGGCAGCTTTTTCCACTGCACCTCTACCACCTCAGCCCCTGCCAGCAGTACTGGGGAGACCTGGTCTCGGGCCGACAGCAGGCTGCGATGCGCGCCAAAGGGAAGTCGGTCGGTGAAGAGTGGTATCATGAGGTGGGGCATCCGCTCCTCAGTTCTCTGGGGCGGACCGGGCAGGAGTTTTTTCAGCAGCTCCAGCAGTATCAGATGGAGGAGGTCGATCTCTACCATCCCGCTGAAGAAGACTATCTGCTCGCGGTTCTCCAAAACGACATCCTCAGCCTGGAGGATCGAAGCCAGAATCCTGAGTTTCGTTATCACTGTGCAACCGATGATCGTTCCATCCAACTGCACTGCTGTTTTTCCCCCCTGCGTGAAATACAGGTCCTCCATGACCGATTGCTTGATCTTCTGGCAGCGCAGCCCGATCTGACTCCCGGTGATATTTTAGTGAGCGCGCCCAATATCGAGCGCTACAGCGAGGCCATTGCCGGTGTTTTTGGTGAGACGCTGCCGGAACATCGCATTCCCTGGTCACTTGCCGACCAATCTTTTGTCCGCGAGCAGCCTGCGGTTCGCTGTTTTCTTGAGCTGCTGCAACTCCTTGAGTCGCGCTGTACCGCACCCGAGGTCATGGCGCTCTGTGAACATCCCCTGGTGTTGGCCCGGTTTGGCCTGGAGAGTGCGCAACTCTCTCAACTCAACCGTTGGGTACAATCTGCAGGGATTCGTTGGGGGCTTGATGGTGCCCATCGAGAGGAATTGGAGGTCAACGCAGGGGAGATGCACAGTTGGCAGTTTGGGCTGGATCGTCTGCTACTGGGGTATTGCATGGGAACTGTTGCCGGGAATGTTGAGGGGCTGCTGCCCTATGGAGAAATCGCCATGGGGGAAGCGGAGGCGCTGGGTGGCTTTGGGCAGCTGATCTCTACCCTGGGGCACTGGCAGCATGCAGTACGCAAGGCTCGTCCCCCTGAACAGTGGTGTGCGGATCTCCTCTTGCTGCTGGCTGATTTTTTTGCCACTGAGGGAGAGGATCCTGGTCTTGCTCTGTTGCGAGAAACCATCATCAAAATGGGCAATGATTTTCGCCTGGCAGAATTTTCTGCACAGCTACCCTATGCAGTGCTCCGCTCCCATCTCCAGGAGCAGTTTTCCCAAACAAGTGGCGGCCAACCCTTTCTCAGTGGCCGGGTCACCTTCTGCAACATGGTGCCCATGCGTTCGGTTCCTTTTCGAGTCATCTGCCTGCTGGGGATGGGAGACCAGGAGTTTCCGCGCAGTCAACGTCCGCCAAGTTTTGACCTGATGGCCAATTCGCCCCGCCTTGGAGATCGCAACCGGCGTAACGATGACCGCTATCTTTTTTTGGAGGCACTTCTCTCGGCCCGAGATGTTTTGTACCTTTCCTGGGTCGGGCGTTCCCTGCGCGATGAAAGCCAGATTCCCCCCTCTGTGGTCATCTCTGAACTCTGTGACTATATCGATGCCAGTGCGACAGGGGGAGAAGCAATCGGTACTCCACTCTCCGAACAGTTGACCACCGAGCATCCCATGCATCCCTTCAGTCGCCGCTGTTACACAGGAACTCCAAATTTGGGAAGTTATAACCCCGCCTGGCTTCCAGCCTTATCCATAGAGGATCCTCCACCATTCTGGACAACCAGATTTACCCAGACTGTCCCCGAAGAGGTGGAGCTTGACCAGCTGATCAGGTTCTGGCGGCATCCCACCCGCTTTTTCCTGGAACAGGGACTTGGAATGCGCTTGCGCACGGAGGATGTTGCGCTCACCGAAACCGAGCCGTTCACCCTCAATGGGCTGGAACAATATCTGCTGCGGCAGGAGACCATAGTCTCCCGCATGCAGGAGCGAGATCCACAGCAATGGGCAGAGGGACTGCAGGGGAGTGGGCGTCTCCCCCAGGCCGGGTTTGGCCGGGTGCTGTTTACCGCTATTGATCAGGAGGCCGAAGAGTTTGCAGAGATCCTGACCCCGCTGATGCAGGAGCCCCAGGAACCGCTGGAGATAGATCTGGTTCTTGACTCCTTTCGGCTGCGGGGCTGGCTGCGAGATCTCTATGGGGGCACCCGGGTGAGCTGGCGATCAGGCCGCTTACGAGGGGGGGATCTCATGGAGTGGTGGATCAATCATCTCTGTCTGAACCTGCTAGCCGCAGGTATTGAGGAAAGAACCTCGTATTATGTTTCCTGGGA
Coding sequences within it:
- a CDS encoding PAS domain S-box protein, with product MSHRINIQPIVLALTATLLVAGLFYLPYLAVRSKTIENFRNQQVILARQAATEFQSYFSTYEKALMYLSQQPSVQQLDESGKGLLREFYSFHPEDLNGILSLDPSGQPLFVHPAQTSFQIPSEFCPSLRHQSFVEIGEFSSPQNEPPRLALVVPMVEQDSFYGCLAFPFPYQKIAEQALGHIIVHQNSYVLLFSQTGRILHGPKPDLLGRPAESLHGEKKELQQLSRAMSKGTNQLIKLSTSLLPQAESLAPMYAVLYPVRLSNGKSWTILLVTPEKEVLGAMAEFRSQWLLVTSVAVVAVGLLSFFLCGIVDARKQEQERRAMEEQLAQLLDLVPMGVVVLDANQNMIYANLEATRLLGQEEQSALIDHPLGDYLHDDCREAVLSKIQNPLPEKRICLKHAILCTAQGEIHDISLTAAASTISAHPQCIVLLRDITDELRALAWQRRLAMAVDQVKEAVLIAAADGTIEYVNISVGEMTGYSRGECIGNPINILWAKEQDAHFEQKLEDVVTLGEVWRGRIVNQRKNSSLFVAAATISPVRDPQGIITHIVLVQRDITHEVEIDTRMRQAQKMEAIGTLAGGIAHDFNNILGGIIGFTDMALLQASPGSDLHSNLTHIRQGGKRAADLVQQILTFSRQSAEELSPIVLAPIILESLRLMRATLPATIEIIQNIEAEKAKVVAAPVQIQQIVMNLCANAFYAMKNTGGKLTIRLYEQNGNQLGKNEPDDTTWAILVVKDTGQGMENETLQRIFTPFFTTKQPGEGTGMGLSVVHGIVRELGGEITVQSEPDRGTVFTVQLPIVDHNGNGNLLASETALPLGNEHILVVDDEKEIRETCRMMLGHLGYTITTTAHPLEVLNLIETSNPPINLVITDQTMPKMTGLDLTEQIRNQHPQIPVILCTGYSDRLNYDIAREAGACDLLMKPVDLHGLSVAVRFALEMSRD
- a CDS encoding DUF2145 domain-containing protein, whose amino-acid sequence is MLRKIVYGAVLSLSLLCSSLVWSASGSSGFSVSSTDKGEVLQYSPEQIVHFAKKVEEVMARKGAYVAILARKGRPASEMPEGMVYTHTAFAVYSTITTQDGRQVPGYAIYNLYQRAEQPDVSDLVTDFPPDFFAGVAELEAGLIIPSPRLQQRLLATITSPVYGRLHDPHYSVIANPFTLGRQNCTEFVLDVLNAAIYQTDDIKQIKMNERAYFHAQPVNVNPFKLLLGSVFSSEVSLSDQPGDAVTATFTKIGEYLLKYDKGAEVLTVLP
- the recC gene encoding exodeoxyribonuclease V subunit gamma — protein: MFLYQSNRLEYLFAALAHNLAQPVEDPLEPEIIVVQNQGMAQWVSRQLALHNGIAANLQFPLPGRCIWDLYDRLSAEIASDDLFQASLLRWRIFALLPQLLGEPGFAAPAAYLADDSEQNRLYQLSGKIADVFDQYQVYRPDLLELWQAGEEDHWQAVLWRTLAQIGEAERVALASWWRQQLEQGAPERGLLPGRLHLFGLNALAPVYLEIFAQVGQLFPLHLYHLSPCQQYWGDLVSGRQQAAMRAKGKSVGEEWYHEVGHPLLSSLGRTGQEFFQQLQQYQMEEVDLYHPAEEDYLLAVLQNDILSLEDRSQNPEFRYHCATDDRSIQLHCCFSPLREIQVLHDRLLDLLAAQPDLTPGDILVSAPNIERYSEAIAGVFGETLPEHRIPWSLADQSFVREQPAVRCFLELLQLLESRCTAPEVMALCEHPLVLARFGLESAQLSQLNRWVQSAGIRWGLDGAHREELEVNAGEMHSWQFGLDRLLLGYCMGTVAGNVEGLLPYGEIAMGEAEALGGFGQLISTLGHWQHAVRKARPPEQWCADLLLLLADFFATEGEDPGLALLRETIIKMGNDFRLAEFSAQLPYAVLRSHLQEQFSQTSGGQPFLSGRVTFCNMVPMRSVPFRVICLLGMGDQEFPRSQRPPSFDLMANSPRLGDRNRRNDDRYLFLEALLSARDVLYLSWVGRSLRDESQIPPSVVISELCDYIDASATGGEAIGTPLSEQLTTEHPMHPFSRRCYTGTPNLGSYNPAWLPALSIEDPPPFWTTRFTQTVPEEVELDQLIRFWRHPTRFFLEQGLGMRLRTEDVALTETEPFTLNGLEQYLLRQETIVSRMQERDPQQWAEGLQGSGRLPQAGFGRVLFTAIDQEAEEFAEILTPLMQEPQEPLEIDLVLDSFRLRGWLRDLYGGTRVSWRSGRLRGGDLMEWWINHLCLNLLAAGIEERTSYYVSWEKVKKQKVVTINRLMPVQQPLDILQRLLTLCAHGWCRPLLFFPETSLAWAAAKEGAELEAARKQWEGNYMLPGEGDEAAYGYLYRSFEDILGEEFAELTEIYSQILAHMEVVDAAA
- a CDS encoding iron-containing alcohol dehydrogenase family protein produces the protein MYRNFKIVPNIIFGRGSFNQLGDILKTKRVTSDSYMVFVLDDVFKGKALESRLPMEKGDLILLVNVDDEPKTSYIDKLVAEVRSFNGRLPDGVIGLGGGATMDIAKAISLMLTNPGGAADYQGWDLIKNPAVWHAAVPTLAGTGAEISRTTVLTGPEKKLGINSDYTLYDQILLDPELLAGVPKDQWFYTGMDCYIHDVESLHGTYLNEFSRAYGEKSIELCRQVFLDDHPEKDDKLMMASYFGGMSIAYSQVGACHALSYGLAFVLGTHHGIGCCITFDYLDEVYPEGVKEFREMMAKHDIKLPRNLTAGLDDKAMDTMANVALGLAPLWENCFGKDWQQIMTKERVLEMYRKM
- a CDS encoding PfkB family carbohydrate kinase, translating into MHKGIFLGLATTDIVYYVSHYLNENEKLKAERQIAYAGGPATNAAVAFAAFENDALLITGIGHHSLAQVAKQDILDYKVNLIDCTDQPKRPPVLASIMVDLSTGYRAVVYSNTDLRKLRHDAVNETTLEYADVLMLDGYYLPQAIQLARWARLMRIPIVLDGGSWKEGMEALLPLIDFAICSDNFFPPDCSSSEEVVQALSQAGINHIAITRGGKDILAFSDTNTFKIPVMPIKPMDTLGAGDVFHGAFCHHLLERGEFALSLELAGEVASLSCTSLGTRAWIAQAKIA
- a CDS encoding DUF2971 domain-containing protein, whose protein sequence is MATLYHYTTFTGLLGIVGTRTIWASDVRYMNDSAELRHTADLIKAEVQERIHGGHANGNLLAQFADWVEHRITNGHMLFGASFRSHGNLLSQWRGYSAPGKGVSLGFCPDHILRCARKQEFMIGKCIYEPHRQRALIKQVLDAVEQLAEKKAAATSSASKRSALYRSAFASIEIDLLRIAAILKHPSFREEKEWRIVSPVIANTAEAPILFREGHAMLVPYIEFSLELAGEPPVMDHLYLGPTVNMNISMNSLKMFLEQHGIVPRRGIDYCQIPFRQR